From a single Streptomyces sp. NBC_01264 genomic region:
- a CDS encoding pyridoxamine 5'-phosphate oxidase family protein has protein sequence MDQDGIGRVGGRTGATRTGRRMRELDRAEALRLLGTVSLGRIVFTQSALPAVRPVNHLVEGEDVIVRIHDDGALASLVAPADTPGVVVAYEADAIDPVTHLGWSVVVTGYACPVADADEAARFAALLRPWVGDSMTGTLRIRPDLVTGFRLEAERTLPESACLG, from the coding sequence ATGGACCAGGACGGCATAGGACGCGTCGGAGGTCGCACGGGCGCTACGAGGACCGGCCGGCGCATGCGGGAGCTGGACAGGGCCGAGGCACTCAGGCTTCTGGGGACGGTGTCCCTGGGGCGCATCGTCTTCACCCAGTCCGCACTGCCCGCCGTCCGCCCGGTCAACCACCTCGTCGAGGGCGAGGACGTCATCGTGCGGATCCACGACGACGGGGCGCTCGCCTCCCTCGTGGCCCCGGCCGATACCCCTGGTGTGGTGGTCGCCTACGAAGCGGACGCCATCGACCCCGTCACCCACCTCGGTTGGAGCGTCGTCGTCACCGGCTACGCGTGCCCGGTGGCCGACGCCGACGAGGCGGCCCGGTTCGCGGCTCTGCTGCGTCCATGGGTGGGAGACTCCATGACCGGCACCCTGCGGATCCGCCCCGACCTCGTCACCGGATTCCGGCTGGAGGCGGAGCGGACCCTGCCCGAGTCCGCCTGCCTGGGCTGA
- a CDS encoding STAS domain-containing protein, giving the protein MTTTLIDLKAAVRNQGDVRVTLAGELDFHTAGLVEPRLNDLAASGHRSLVLDLSGISFCDSSGIGLFLRVDQRCRWSGTRLRLCGVPRLVAKSMRVLGADRTLRIVAA; this is encoded by the coding sequence ATGACGACCACCTTGATCGACCTCAAGGCCGCGGTGCGGAACCAAGGAGACGTGCGCGTCACCCTGGCCGGAGAACTCGACTTCCATACGGCGGGGCTGGTGGAACCCCGCCTCAACGACCTCGCCGCGTCCGGTCACCGCAGCCTTGTCCTGGACCTGTCCGGGATCTCCTTCTGCGACAGCTCGGGCATCGGCCTGTTCCTCCGTGTCGACCAACGCTGCCGCTGGTCCGGAACGCGGCTCCGGCTGTGCGGCGTGCCACGTCTGGTCGCCAAGTCGATGCGGGTGCTCGGTGCCGACCGCACGCTGCGCATCGTGGCGGCCTGA
- a CDS encoding response regulator: protein MTDSGAPSPTRPPITIFLLDDHEVVRRGVHDLLHAEPDLSVIGEAGTAEQALIRIPALRPQVAILDVRLQDGDGVSVCRELRAKMPELACLMLTSFDDEEALLDAVMAGAAGYVLKQITGTDLVTAVRTVAAGQSMLDPGATTRLMARMRGDVPKEDQVPGLPGFTDREKEILVMISEGLTNREIGNRLYLAEKTVKNIISRLLTKLGVERRVQAAVIASHTLTPPSQHPARTAE, encoded by the coding sequence ATGACGGACAGCGGTGCCCCCTCCCCCACCAGGCCGCCGATCACGATCTTCCTCCTTGACGACCACGAAGTCGTGCGCCGCGGGGTGCACGACCTGCTGCACGCGGAGCCCGACCTGAGCGTGATCGGCGAGGCGGGCACGGCGGAACAGGCCCTGATCCGCATTCCCGCACTGCGCCCCCAGGTGGCGATCCTGGACGTGCGGCTCCAGGACGGCGACGGCGTGAGCGTGTGCCGCGAGCTGCGCGCCAAGATGCCCGAGCTGGCCTGTCTGATGCTCACCTCCTTCGACGACGAGGAGGCCCTGCTGGACGCCGTGATGGCGGGCGCAGCCGGTTACGTGCTGAAGCAGATCACCGGCACCGACCTGGTCACCGCCGTCCGTACGGTCGCGGCCGGCCAGTCCATGCTCGATCCCGGAGCCACGACCCGGCTGATGGCGCGCATGCGCGGCGACGTGCCCAAGGAGGACCAGGTCCCGGGCCTGCCCGGCTTCACCGACCGGGAGAAGGAGATCCTCGTCATGATCAGCGAAGGGCTCACCAACCGGGAGATCGGCAACCGGCTCTACCTCGCCGAGAAGACCGTCAAGAACATCATCTCGCGGCTGCTCACCAAGCTGGGGGTGGAGCGTCGGGTCCAGGCAGCGGTGATCGCCAGCCACACTCTGACCCCGCCGAGCCAGCACCCCGCGCGGACCGCCGAGTAG
- a CDS encoding IS110 family transposase: MLLIGDDWAEDHHDVEVQDGTGRKLAVATLPEGVEGIAKLHALIAKYGGADVDSAEVVVGIETDRGPWVQALIASGYQVFAINPRQVNRFKERYGTSGAKSDKGDAHALADMVRIDRDQLRPVAGDSEQAQAVKVVARAHQTLIWERTRTFQRLRNTLREYFPAALDAYADLALTSTDALELLIKAPTPATAAKLTRPQITAVLTRHRRHNRPQKAATIQTALREEHLGLPEPVTAAYAAAATAHARLLISLNEQIAELERQVKAHFLEHPDAEIYLSMPGIAEITGARVLAEFGDDPTRYDNAKARKNYAGTSPITRASGKSHTVQARYVRNNRLASALQLQAFSALNTSPGARRYYDKQRARDAGYNPALRQVGNRLVGILHGCLKTRTHYDEATAWSHHAQLYPS; this comes from the coding sequence TTGCTGCTGATCGGTGACGACTGGGCCGAAGACCATCACGATGTCGAGGTCCAGGACGGGACGGGCCGCAAGCTGGCCGTCGCGACCCTGCCCGAGGGGGTGGAGGGCATCGCGAAACTGCACGCGCTCATCGCGAAGTACGGTGGCGCGGATGTGGACTCCGCCGAGGTGGTGGTGGGGATCGAGACCGATCGCGGCCCGTGGGTGCAGGCCCTGATCGCCTCCGGCTACCAGGTGTTCGCGATCAACCCGAGGCAGGTCAACCGGTTCAAGGAACGCTACGGAACCTCCGGCGCCAAGAGCGATAAAGGCGATGCGCACGCGCTGGCAGACATGGTCCGTATCGACCGTGACCAGTTGCGGCCCGTCGCTGGAGACAGCGAGCAGGCCCAGGCCGTGAAGGTCGTCGCCCGTGCCCACCAGACACTGATCTGGGAACGCACCCGCACCTTCCAGCGGCTGCGCAATACGCTGCGCGAGTACTTCCCCGCGGCCCTGGACGCCTACGCCGACTTGGCGCTGACCAGCACGGACGCACTGGAGCTGCTGATCAAGGCGCCCACGCCCGCCACCGCGGCGAAGCTGACGCGCCCCCAGATCACCGCGGTCCTGACCCGCCACCGCCGGCACAACCGGCCCCAGAAAGCCGCCACGATCCAGACCGCGCTGCGAGAAGAACACCTCGGTCTGCCCGAACCGGTGACCGCCGCCTACGCGGCCGCCGCGACAGCCCACGCGCGCCTGCTGATCAGTCTGAACGAGCAGATAGCCGAGCTCGAAAGGCAGGTGAAGGCACATTTTCTTGAGCACCCGGACGCTGAGATCTACCTCTCGATGCCCGGCATCGCGGAGATCACCGGCGCCCGGGTGCTCGCCGAGTTCGGGGACGACCCCACCCGCTACGACAACGCGAAGGCCCGCAAGAACTACGCCGGGACCAGCCCTATCACCCGGGCCTCCGGCAAGAGCCACACCGTCCAGGCCCGCTACGTCCGCAACAACCGCCTCGCCTCGGCCCTGCAACTCCAGGCGTTCTCCGCGCTGAACACCTCACCCGGCGCCCGCCGCTACTACGACAAGCAGCGCGCCCGCGACGCCGGCTACAACCCTGCCCTCCGCCAGGTCGGAAACCGCCTCGTCGGCATCCTCCACGGATGCCTCAAAACCCGCACCCACTACGACGAAGCAACCGCCTGGTCACACCACGCCCAGCTCTATCCCTCTTGA
- a CDS encoding universal stress protein yields MKRTLVVGVDGSPQSRAAADWAAREAVRRGLPLHVVHAWLWQPLAVPIVQDRDTEAGRADDLLKEVEGELTRRYPGLALTAEVLSDVPVPALLRAAKEAELLVIGTRGHGALVGFLLGSYGRQVVAAAECPVVSVRSAHGRPVAVPEEGEVVVGQQGGVEESAEVLRVAFEAAAVRKVPLRAVRAWSLPPVYGYSPGSMWIADQFGGLEPYEKAALEQALEPWRLKYPEVEVVEQVEQGSAGHVLLTAASDAQLLVVGRRIRESAVGVHIGSVAHAVLHHSVCPVAVVPHA; encoded by the coding sequence GTGAAGCGCACCCTCGTTGTCGGAGTGGACGGATCCCCTCAGAGCCGGGCCGCGGCGGACTGGGCCGCACGGGAGGCCGTACGGCGTGGCCTGCCTTTGCACGTGGTCCACGCCTGGTTGTGGCAGCCGCTCGCAGTACCGATCGTCCAGGACCGCGACACCGAAGCCGGCCGGGCCGATGACCTCCTGAAGGAGGTCGAGGGCGAGCTCACCCGCCGGTACCCGGGACTGGCCCTCACCGCGGAAGTGCTCTCGGACGTGCCGGTGCCGGCCCTCCTGCGCGCCGCCAAGGAAGCGGAGTTGCTGGTCATCGGCACGCGCGGACACGGAGCGCTGGTCGGGTTCCTGCTGGGCTCCTACGGTCGGCAGGTGGTCGCCGCCGCCGAGTGCCCCGTTGTCTCCGTGCGCTCCGCGCACGGCAGGCCGGTGGCCGTGCCGGAGGAGGGCGAGGTCGTCGTCGGACAGCAGGGCGGCGTGGAGGAGTCCGCCGAAGTGCTCCGCGTCGCCTTCGAGGCGGCCGCGGTACGCAAGGTACCGCTCCGTGCGGTCCGAGCCTGGAGCCTGCCCCCGGTCTACGGCTACAGCCCCGGATCGATGTGGATCGCCGACCAGTTCGGTGGCCTGGAGCCGTACGAGAAGGCCGCGCTGGAACAGGCGCTGGAGCCGTGGCGGCTGAAGTACCCGGAGGTCGAGGTCGTCGAGCAGGTGGAGCAGGGCAGCGCCGGCCACGTGCTGCTGACCGCCGCGTCCGACGCTCAGCTGCTCGTCGTCGGCCGCCGGATCCGCGAGTCCGCGGTCGGGGTGCACATCGGGTCGGTGGCCCATGCCGTCCTGCACCACTCGGTCTGTCCCGTGGCGGTGGTCCCGCACGCCTAA
- a CDS encoding ribosome hibernation promotion factor, with amino-acid sequence MSHLKSRPRVGVLVNKRGPVPEGASAYVQAKMLAAIAHVGPPVLAVRAKLTQAANPSASRPAIAQAVVNVNGRPVRAHCAADTMFEAVDLLQERLAARLASPRQHGGREHRPGHHQPPPIDEPQIVRQKAFGLGQQTPEDAVIDMESMDYDFWLFTDMTSGADCVVYRQGQTGGHRVASAGGDSQQYEAGPLLSVSSAAAPECGVDAAVERMRIAGLAFVFFVDSATGRGCVLYQRHDGHYGLISPAP; translated from the coding sequence ATGAGCCATCTCAAGTCCCGTCCACGCGTTGGCGTCCTGGTGAACAAGCGAGGGCCAGTGCCCGAGGGCGCGTCCGCGTACGTCCAAGCGAAGATGCTGGCAGCGATCGCACACGTGGGGCCGCCGGTCCTTGCCGTCCGCGCCAAGCTCACGCAGGCGGCCAACCCATCGGCGAGCCGTCCCGCCATCGCCCAGGCCGTGGTGAACGTGAACGGCCGCCCGGTGCGTGCCCACTGTGCTGCGGACACGATGTTCGAGGCGGTCGATCTCCTGCAGGAGCGACTGGCCGCGCGCCTCGCCAGTCCCCGGCAGCACGGCGGACGGGAACACCGTCCCGGCCACCACCAGCCGCCGCCGATTGACGAACCCCAGATCGTGCGCCAGAAGGCATTCGGCCTGGGACAACAGACTCCCGAAGACGCCGTCATCGACATGGAGTCCATGGACTACGACTTCTGGCTGTTCACCGACATGACATCGGGAGCCGATTGCGTCGTCTACCGCCAGGGGCAGACCGGCGGGCATCGCGTGGCCTCTGCCGGCGGAGACAGCCAGCAGTACGAAGCCGGTCCCCTGTTGAGCGTGAGTTCGGCCGCCGCCCCTGAATGCGGCGTCGACGCGGCAGTCGAGCGCATGCGTATCGCGGGCCTCGCCTTCGTGTTCTTCGTCGACTCGGCCACGGGACGAGGATGCGTCCTCTACCAGAGGCACGACGGCCACTACGGCCTGATCTCCCCTGCACCATAG
- a CDS encoding universal stress protein: MSRTVIAGLDGSPASLAAAEWAAREARRRRLPLKLLHAVEEWVPSYGYALQTAATPSPQYWGERIPREVAQELAERHPDLEITTEQVDGRPLTVLTAAAQGAELLVMGSRGLTAMAGFLVGSVSQAVLAHAERPVVVVRPGAWTDTAYLPIPVDSGPQEGAYRPVVLGLDLSRPCDELLDHAFDAASSRRAPLRVIHSWNMPPAFPFDMALLAAEVRDGTAAAAAAALGDALRPWRGKYPQVRIEEDCSVGQAAGHLIEASADASLVVVGRRIRRSGIGTHLGPVAHAVLHHSTAPVAVVPHP; encoded by the coding sequence ATGTCACGTACGGTCATAGCGGGCCTCGACGGATCCCCCGCATCGCTGGCAGCCGCCGAGTGGGCCGCACGCGAGGCCCGGCGGCGCCGGCTCCCGCTCAAGCTCCTCCACGCGGTGGAGGAGTGGGTCCCGTCGTACGGCTACGCGTTGCAGACCGCGGCCACACCGTCGCCTCAGTACTGGGGCGAGCGCATTCCGCGGGAGGTTGCGCAGGAGTTGGCCGAGCGGCACCCCGATCTGGAGATCACCACGGAACAGGTGGACGGCCGGCCCTTGACCGTCCTGACCGCTGCCGCACAGGGGGCCGAACTCCTGGTAATGGGCTCGCGCGGGCTGACGGCGATGGCGGGCTTCCTCGTCGGATCCGTGTCCCAGGCCGTACTCGCCCACGCCGAGCGCCCCGTTGTGGTCGTGCGGCCCGGCGCCTGGACGGACACCGCCTATCTGCCCATACCCGTCGACAGCGGGCCGCAGGAAGGCGCCTACCGACCGGTCGTGCTGGGCTTGGACCTCTCCCGCCCGTGCGACGAGCTCCTCGACCACGCCTTCGACGCGGCGTCCTCGCGGCGCGCCCCGCTGCGTGTGATCCACAGTTGGAACATGCCGCCCGCTTTCCCCTTCGACATGGCGCTGCTCGCCGCCGAGGTACGCGACGGCACGGCGGCGGCCGCGGCGGCCGCGCTCGGCGACGCACTGCGGCCTTGGCGCGGCAAGTACCCCCAGGTTCGCATCGAAGAGGATTGCTCCGTCGGGCAGGCCGCCGGACATCTCATCGAGGCGTCGGCGGACGCCTCGCTGGTCGTCGTCGGCCGACGGATCCGCCGCTCGGGCATCGGCACCCACCTCGGCCCGGTCGCCCACGCCGTCCTCCACCACTCCACTGCGCCGGTCGCGGTCGTCCCGCACCCCTGA
- a CDS encoding nitrilase-related carbon-nitrogen hydrolase, producing the protein MTQPVRVVFRSALRAAPVFGEGLRVALYQGQGPVGSREAVERNLERLTEVAALAADYGCQAVVFPEKYTTGYAIDPEQCRELAEHREGPSIERARLVAKEHGLAVVLPYPERDGNTFYDSISVIAPDGLVAANYRKTHLYGAAERRNYSFGQDLPPVVHLNGIAVGVLNCYECEFPPLYQYLAEQGATIVLGPTAADGHFRLADGTMSQVPYQDATRHIIPAMASIWRLFIAYANRRGWEQVPAGSWQYQGNSGIWAPDGEPLIAATAEDRQHDTLLIADCLPATVPPFSPEGHHPTDSRLTLNPALRPAH; encoded by the coding sequence ATGACGCAGCCTGTTCGTGTCGTGTTCCGCTCCGCCCTGCGCGCTGCACCGGTCTTCGGTGAAGGACTGCGGGTGGCCCTGTACCAAGGCCAAGGCCCAGTCGGCAGCCGGGAGGCGGTGGAACGGAACCTGGAGCGTCTGACCGAAGTAGCCGCATTGGCTGCGGACTACGGCTGCCAGGCCGTCGTGTTCCCGGAGAAGTACACCACCGGCTACGCGATCGACCCCGAGCAGTGCCGGGAGCTGGCAGAGCACCGCGAGGGCCCCTCCATCGAGCGGGCCCGACTGGTTGCCAAAGAGCACGGCCTGGCCGTGGTCTTGCCTTACCCCGAGCGGGACGGGAACACCTTCTACGACTCGATCAGTGTGATCGCGCCCGACGGGCTCGTGGCGGCGAACTACCGCAAGACCCACCTGTACGGGGCTGCCGAGCGGCGCAACTACTCCTTCGGACAGGACCTGCCGCCCGTCGTCCATCTCAACGGCATCGCGGTGGGCGTGCTGAACTGCTACGAGTGCGAGTTCCCGCCCCTCTACCAATACCTCGCCGAACAGGGCGCCACGATCGTTCTCGGGCCCACAGCCGCGGACGGCCACTTCCGCCTGGCCGACGGCACCATGAGCCAGGTCCCCTACCAGGACGCCACCCGCCACATCATCCCCGCCATGGCCAGTATCTGGCGCCTGTTCATCGCCTACGCCAACCGCCGCGGCTGGGAACAGGTCCCTGCCGGCTCCTGGCAGTACCAGGGCAACTCCGGAATCTGGGCCCCCGACGGCGAACCACTGATCGCCGCAACCGCCGAAGACCGCCAGCACGACACCCTGCTCATCGCCGACTGCCTCCCCGCCACCGTGCCGCCCTTCAGCCCCGAAGGCCACCACCCCACCGACAGCCGTCTCACCCTCAACCCAGCCCTGCGCCCCGCCCACTGA
- a CDS encoding MFS transporter — MSSSVLGNEHEHTSIQTPTHPSPGPSKMAMGAWIALLVLLTAELMNMLDQSVVLTALPAIQESTGAGSVAVQWLTTAYSLPVAVGLITGGRLGDIYGRRRILLIGTVVFTAASLLCALATGPGVLIGARLLQGVGVAVMIPQVLATMHVTFEGHNRSKAFGLYGAVLAIANVLGPVLGGVLTQADLFGLSWRPIFLVNVPVGLAVLLLGGRFIPESTLRKADRLDLAGMLLSGLAIVLILFPLTEGHAHRWPLWCFAMLAAGVLVLGVCLRHQRRRQDNAPLVTLSLFRVRQFSGGMAADLMHGLLCGLFFMTWTLYLQRGLGLSPLEAAVAFVLLSVGELGGATIAAKTAGRFARRLPQAGALIATAAMSAYGLQTGSHQADLTLLAMTPPVVLIGFGLGMVSGPLADLSLAGVPHEDAGSASGLFNTAIHLGIALGTALTAVVFFAITGRSPDGAANRDAFVTVLWWVCGLLALMWALMFCLPKQADNQAH; from the coding sequence TTGTCTTCCTCCGTGCTCGGTAACGAGCACGAGCACACCTCCATCCAGACCCCGACCCACCCCTCACCTGGGCCCTCGAAGATGGCCATGGGGGCCTGGATCGCCCTCCTGGTGCTGCTGACCGCCGAGCTGATGAACATGCTCGACCAGTCGGTCGTCCTGACCGCGCTGCCGGCCATCCAGGAGTCGACCGGTGCCGGATCGGTCGCGGTGCAGTGGCTGACCACCGCCTATTCCCTCCCTGTCGCCGTCGGGCTGATCACCGGCGGACGGCTCGGTGACATCTACGGCCGCCGCAGGATCCTGCTCATCGGCACCGTCGTGTTCACCGCCGCCTCCCTGCTGTGCGCACTGGCCACCGGCCCGGGCGTGCTGATCGGCGCCCGCCTGCTCCAGGGCGTCGGCGTGGCCGTGATGATCCCGCAGGTCCTGGCGACCATGCACGTCACCTTCGAAGGCCACAATCGCAGCAAGGCATTCGGCCTGTACGGGGCCGTCCTGGCCATCGCCAACGTCCTGGGCCCGGTCCTGGGCGGCGTACTCACCCAGGCCGACCTGTTCGGGCTGTCCTGGCGGCCGATCTTCCTGGTCAACGTGCCCGTCGGGCTGGCCGTACTCCTCCTCGGAGGCAGATTCATCCCCGAGTCGACCCTCCGCAAGGCCGACCGCCTCGACCTGGCCGGCATGCTGCTGTCCGGCCTGGCCATCGTCCTGATCCTCTTCCCGCTCACCGAGGGCCACGCCCACCGATGGCCGCTGTGGTGCTTCGCCATGCTCGCCGCCGGAGTCCTGGTCCTCGGCGTCTGCCTGCGCCACCAGCGGCGCAGGCAGGACAACGCCCCGCTGGTGACCCTGTCCCTCTTCCGGGTCAGGCAGTTCTCCGGGGGCATGGCCGCGGACCTGATGCACGGCCTGCTGTGCGGCCTGTTCTTCATGACCTGGACGCTGTACCTGCAGCGCGGACTGGGACTGAGCCCGCTGGAGGCGGCCGTGGCCTTCGTGCTGCTCTCCGTGGGAGAACTGGGCGGCGCGACCATCGCGGCGAAGACCGCAGGACGTTTCGCCCGCCGTCTGCCGCAGGCCGGAGCCCTCATCGCGACCGCTGCGATGTCCGCCTACGGGCTCCAGACCGGCAGCCACCAGGCCGATCTGACCCTGCTGGCGATGACCCCTCCGGTGGTGCTGATCGGCTTCGGCCTGGGCATGGTCTCCGGCCCGCTCGCCGATCTGTCGCTGGCCGGGGTCCCGCACGAGGACGCCGGCTCGGCCTCGGGCCTGTTCAACACCGCCATTCACCTGGGCATCGCGCTGGGCACCGCGCTCACCGCCGTGGTGTTCTTCGCCATCACCGGCCGCTCCCCCGACGGCGCGGCCAACCGCGACGCGTTCGTCACCGTGCTGTGGTGGGTCTGCGGCCTCCTCGCCCTGATGTGGGCCCTGATGTTCTGCCTCCCCAAACAGGCCGACAACCAGGCCCACTGA
- a CDS encoding universal stress protein translates to MESNRGGPVLGSVIVGVDGSEPARWAALWASDEAARRRCPLHIVFGSDIDGRVLDLSDEDLERISTEGRELLEGTAQAAQARHPALSVTTEFSRSGPAMSLRRAASSSGTLVVGHRGPGGFSALTLGSVGLKVAAEARTPLVVVRGSEEGAGHDVVLAGVRDERDLDCVRHAARAAELRKASLRLLRVRSVLQSVGSAVRELKGLNEGVGHHAQSSLAFVAEQIRDEFPSLTVQADSEESVSVAGVLVEASRHADLLVIGGHRKTGNIGRTLGRVTHSLVHHAHCPVELIPRSDESRSEAS, encoded by the coding sequence ATGGAAAGCAACCGTGGCGGTCCGGTACTCGGATCGGTCATCGTCGGTGTCGACGGGTCCGAGCCGGCCCGGTGGGCGGCGCTCTGGGCCTCGGACGAGGCCGCCCGGCGCAGGTGCCCCCTGCACATCGTGTTCGGGTCCGACATCGACGGCCGGGTCCTCGATCTCTCGGACGAGGACCTGGAACGGATCAGTACCGAAGGCCGTGAACTGCTCGAAGGTACTGCGCAGGCTGCGCAGGCCCGGCATCCCGCGCTCTCCGTGACGACGGAGTTCAGCCGCAGCGGGCCCGCCATGAGCCTGCGCCGGGCCGCAAGCAGCAGTGGCACCCTCGTCGTTGGCCATCGGGGGCCGGGTGGATTCAGCGCATTGACCCTGGGCTCGGTCGGGCTCAAGGTCGCGGCGGAGGCCCGCACGCCATTGGTCGTCGTCCGGGGGAGCGAGGAGGGTGCCGGGCACGACGTCGTGCTGGCTGGCGTCCGTGACGAGCGTGACCTCGATTGCGTGCGTCATGCGGCGCGGGCGGCCGAGCTGCGCAAGGCCTCACTGCGACTGCTGCGTGTCCGGAGCGTCCTGCAGTCCGTCGGCTCGGCGGTGAGAGAACTCAAGGGCCTGAACGAGGGCGTCGGCCATCACGCGCAGTCGAGTCTGGCGTTCGTCGCGGAGCAGATCCGGGACGAATTCCCCTCTCTGACCGTACAGGCCGACTCCGAGGAGAGCGTGTCAGTGGCCGGTGTGCTGGTGGAGGCGTCCCGTCACGCGGATCTGCTGGTCATCGGCGGGCACCGGAAGACCGGAAACATCGGACGCACCCTGGGGCGCGTGACGCACAGCCTCGTGCACCATGCGCACTGCCCCGTCGAACTCATCCCCCGCAGCGACGAAAGCAGGAGTGAGGCGTCATGA